One region of Flavobacterium sp. GSB-24 genomic DNA includes:
- a CDS encoding M1 family metallopeptidase: protein MKKYFSSAFIAFLVGFTANAQGLLNKSETVFTHQDTLRGSITKERAWWDLKYYHLDVKVNPSEKTISGSNTVRYTVLTENNKMQIDLQQPMQITKVTQNGKEVKFERDGNAFFITLAEKQKVGDTKEIIISFEGKPKEAVRAPWDGGFSWKKDKNGKDFIATSCQGLGASVWWPCKDHMYDEVENMLISVNVPGDLTEVSNGRLKSVKKEKDGTKTFNWYVSNPINNYGVNINIGDYVNFSEIFKGEKGNLDCNYYVLRDNLALAKEHFKDAPKMLKAFEDWFGPYPFYEDSYKLVEVPYLGMEHQSSVTYGNQYKQGYLGKDLSGTGWGLKFDFIIIHESGHEWFANNITYKDIADMWIHESFTNYSESLFLEYYYGKEAGAEYVIGCRKGIENDKPIIGHYDVNNEGSGDMYPKGANMLHTIRQIINDDAKWKSILRGLNKTFYHQTVTSKQIEDYINDQSGINFNRVYAQYLTTTKIPVFEYMFKNGTLGYHWTNCVSKFDMPVKVKINGVETWLKPTTDWQSIKTENEDRKLEVDKNFYVTTSNIVE from the coding sequence ATGAAAAAATACTTTAGCAGTGCATTTATCGCCTTTTTAGTTGGTTTCACAGCAAATGCCCAAGGACTTTTAAATAAGTCTGAAACTGTTTTTACGCATCAGGACACTTTACGTGGCAGTATTACAAAAGAAAGAGCTTGGTGGGACTTAAAATACTATCATTTAGATGTAAAAGTAAATCCGTCTGAGAAAACAATTTCGGGTTCAAATACTGTTCGTTATACTGTTTTGACAGAAAATAATAAAATGCAGATCGATTTGCAGCAGCCAATGCAGATTACTAAAGTTACTCAAAACGGAAAAGAAGTAAAATTTGAAAGAGACGGAAATGCTTTCTTTATTACTTTGGCTGAAAAGCAAAAAGTTGGAGACACAAAAGAAATTATCATCTCTTTTGAAGGAAAACCAAAAGAAGCGGTTAGAGCACCATGGGATGGCGGATTTTCTTGGAAAAAAGATAAAAACGGAAAAGATTTTATTGCTACTTCTTGCCAGGGCTTAGGCGCAAGCGTTTGGTGGCCATGTAAAGATCATATGTACGACGAAGTAGAAAATATGCTGATCAGCGTGAATGTTCCCGGAGATTTGACAGAAGTTTCAAATGGAAGGTTAAAAAGCGTTAAAAAAGAAAAAGACGGAACTAAAACTTTTAATTGGTATGTTTCTAATCCGATTAATAACTACGGCGTAAATATCAATATTGGCGATTACGTTAATTTCTCTGAAATATTTAAAGGAGAAAAAGGTAATTTAGATTGTAATTATTATGTTTTAAGAGATAATTTGGCTTTAGCAAAAGAACATTTTAAAGATGCTCCAAAAATGCTGAAAGCTTTTGAAGATTGGTTTGGACCTTATCCATTTTACGAAGACAGTTACAAATTAGTAGAAGTGCCTTATTTAGGAATGGAGCATCAAAGTTCTGTAACTTACGGAAATCAATATAAACAGGGTTATTTAGGAAAAGATTTAAGCGGAACAGGCTGGGGACTGAAATTTGATTTTATTATCATTCATGAGTCTGGACACGAGTGGTTTGCAAACAATATCACTTACAAAGACATCGCAGACATGTGGATTCACGAAAGCTTTACGAATTATTCTGAAAGTTTATTTTTGGAATATTATTACGGAAAAGAGGCTGGCGCTGAATATGTTATTGGATGCAGAAAAGGTATTGAAAACGACAAACCAATTATCGGTCATTATGATGTAAATAACGAAGGTTCAGGAGATATGTATCCAAAAGGTGCAAATATGCTGCACACCATTCGTCAGATTATAAATGATGATGCGAAATGGAAATCGATTTTAAGAGGCTTAAATAAAACCTTTTATCATCAAACGGTAACTTCTAAGCAAATTGAAGATTATATCAACGATCAGTCTGGAATTAACTTCAACAGAGTGTATGCACAGTATTTAACTACTACTAAAATTCCTGTTTTTGAATATATGTTTAAAAATGGAACTTTAGGATATCATTGGACCAATTGTGTTTCAAAATTTGATATGCCTGTAAAAGTTAAAATAAACGGTGTAGAAACTTGGTTGAAACCAACTACAGACTGGCAGTCTATTAAAACTGAAAATGAAGATAGAAAACTCGAAGTTGATAAGAATTTCTATGTAACGACTTCTAATATTGTAGAGTAA
- a CDS encoding 2-isopropylmalate synthase codes for MNREKVQIFDTTLRDGEQVPGCKLDTKQKLVIAERLDKMGVDIIEAGFPVSSPGDFLSVSEICKIVENATVCGLTRAVKNDIDVAAAALKHAKKPRIHTGIGTSQSHILHKLNTTPEDIIARAKYAVAHAKSYVEDVEFYAEDAGRTDNAFLAKVCEEVIKSGATVLNIPDTTGYCLPEEYGAKIKYLKENVKGIENVILSCHCHNDLGMATANSIAGAINGARQIECTINGIGERAGNTALEEVVMIFKQHPYLNLDTNINTRELNEMSRLVSESMGMIVQPNKAIVGANAFAHSSGIHQDGVIKNRATYEIMDPLDVGVNESSIILTARSGRAALAYRAKKVGYELTKTQLDIVYVEFLKFADIKKEVLDADIHQIIEASKIEGELIRS; via the coding sequence ATGAATAGAGAGAAAGTTCAAATTTTTGACACCACTTTGCGAGATGGTGAACAAGTTCCAGGATGTAAGTTAGATACTAAACAAAAATTAGTTATCGCAGAAAGACTTGACAAAATGGGAGTTGATATCATCGAAGCAGGCTTTCCTGTATCAAGTCCAGGCGATTTTTTATCGGTCTCTGAGATTTGTAAAATTGTAGAAAATGCAACCGTCTGCGGACTAACAAGAGCCGTAAAAAACGACATTGATGTTGCGGCAGCTGCTTTAAAGCACGCTAAGAAACCAAGAATCCATACTGGAATCGGAACTTCACAATCTCACATACTCCACAAATTAAATACTACGCCGGAAGATATTATTGCAAGAGCAAAATATGCTGTAGCACACGCAAAATCTTATGTAGAAGATGTTGAATTCTACGCAGAAGATGCAGGTAGAACAGACAACGCTTTCTTGGCTAAAGTTTGTGAGGAAGTTATTAAATCTGGAGCAACAGTATTGAATATTCCTGATACTACTGGATATTGTCTTCCAGAAGAATACGGAGCAAAAATTAAATATTTAAAAGAAAACGTAAAAGGAATCGAAAACGTAATCCTTTCATGTCACTGTCATAATGATTTAGGAATGGCAACTGCAAACTCGATTGCAGGGGCTATAAATGGAGCAAGACAAATAGAATGTACTATTAATGGTATTGGTGAAAGAGCTGGAAATACTGCACTTGAAGAAGTGGTAATGATTTTCAAACAACACCCATATTTAAATTTAGATACAAACATTAATACTAGAGAATTAAACGAAATGAGCCGTTTAGTTTCTGAAAGTATGGGAATGATTGTACAGCCAAATAAAGCGATTGTAGGAGCAAATGCTTTTGCACACAGTTCTGGTATTCACCAAGATGGTGTAATCAAAAACAGAGCAACTTACGAGATCATGGATCCGCTTGATGTTGGTGTAAACGAATCTTCAATTATTTTGACTGCAAGAAGCGGAAGAGCTGCTTTGGCTTATAGAGCTAAAAAAGTGGGTTACGAACTTACAAAAACACAGTTAGATATTGTATATGTTGAGTTTTTGAAATTTGCAGATATCAAAAAAGAAGTTTTAGATGCTGATATTCATCAAATCATCGAAGCTTCTAAAATTGAAGGTGAATTAATTAGAAGCTAG
- the leuB gene encoding 3-isopropylmalate dehydrogenase, translating into MNLKIAVLPGDGIGPEVILQAKKALYAIAEVYNHEFVFEDALMGAVAIDKTGSPLPEQTLNLCLNTDAVLLGAIGDPKYDNNPNAKVRPEQGLLKLRKELGLFANIRPIKPYKALIEASPLKREIIEGADFTIFRELTGGAYFGTKTLNEEGTHASDLCEYSEEEITRIAHLAFKSAQKRRKKLTMVDKANVLETSRLWRKVVQKVSENYPDVKLDFLFVDNAAMQLILNPKQFDVILTENLFGDILSDEASVITGSIGLLPSVSLGEKNALFEPIHGSYPQAKGKNIANPIASILAAALLLEHFGLTKEANVIYKAVEKAIEYKVVTVDLKPDSKFGTNEVGEFVSNFIFSKDDLLYFNNDNVSIGQSTIV; encoded by the coding sequence ATGAATTTGAAAATTGCAGTTTTGCCAGGAGATGGAATTGGACCTGAGGTTATTTTACAAGCCAAAAAAGCATTGTATGCTATTGCTGAAGTTTATAATCATGAATTTGTTTTTGAAGATGCGCTCATGGGAGCAGTTGCAATTGATAAAACAGGAAGCCCTTTGCCGGAACAAACACTAAATCTATGTTTAAATACAGATGCAGTTTTGCTTGGTGCAATCGGAGATCCTAAATATGATAATAATCCGAATGCAAAAGTTCGACCTGAACAAGGTTTATTGAAGCTTCGTAAAGAATTAGGTTTGTTTGCGAATATTCGTCCGATAAAACCTTACAAAGCGTTAATTGAAGCTTCTCCTTTAAAAAGAGAAATTATTGAAGGAGCTGATTTTACAATTTTCAGAGAATTAACAGGCGGTGCTTATTTCGGAACTAAAACACTTAATGAAGAAGGAACACATGCTTCAGATTTATGTGAATATTCAGAAGAAGAAATCACCAGAATTGCACATTTAGCTTTTAAATCGGCACAAAAACGACGCAAAAAGTTAACAATGGTAGACAAAGCCAATGTTTTGGAAACTTCAAGATTGTGGAGAAAAGTAGTTCAGAAAGTGAGCGAAAATTATCCAGATGTTAAGCTTGATTTTTTATTTGTTGATAATGCGGCAATGCAGTTGATTTTAAATCCGAAACAATTTGATGTGATTTTGACTGAGAACTTATTCGGAGATATTTTATCTGATGAAGCTAGTGTAATCACAGGATCTATTGGTTTACTGCCATCGGTATCTTTAGGAGAAAAAAATGCTTTGTTTGAACCAATTCACGGATCATATCCGCAGGCAAAAGGAAAAAACATCGCTAATCCGATTGCTTCGATTTTAGCCGCAGCGCTTTTGTTAGAGCATTTTGGATTAACTAAAGAAGCTAATGTAATCTATAAAGCGGTAGAAAAAGCAATTGAATACAAAGTTGTAACAGTTGACTTAAAACCAGATTCAAAATTTGGAACAAACGAAGTAGGGGAGTTCGTTTCTAATTTTATTTTCAGTAAAGATGATTTGCTGTATTTTAATAATGACAATGTAAGTATTGGACAATCTACAATTGTTTAA
- the ilvD gene encoding dihydroxy-acid dehydratase, translating into MELNKYSKTITQDQTQPAAQAMLYGIGLTEEDLKKAQVGIVSMGYDGNTCNMHLNDLAKDVKKGVWDADLVGLIFNTIGVSDGISNGTEGMRYSLVSRDVIADSIETVVGAQWYDGVIAIPGCDKNMPGALIAMGRLNRPAMMVYGGSIHSGKWKGESLNIVSAFEALGKKVKNEITPEDFKGVIQNACPGAGACGGMYTANTMSSAIEALGMSLPYSSSNPALSQEKRDECLAAGAAIKVLLEKDIKPRDIMTRKAFENAITIVAVLGGSTNAVMHLIAMAHSVDIKITLDDFQAINDRTPVLADMKPSGKYMMEDIHEVGGIPAVMKYLLKAGLIHGDCLTVTGKTVAENLASTPDLQDGQEVIHEIQKALKPTGNIQVLYGNLASEGAVAKISGKEGEYFEGPAVVFEGEFEVIPGLQAGKIKPGNVVVIRYCGPKGGPGMPEMLKPTSAIIGAGLGSSCALITDGRFSGGSHGFVVGHVTPEAYDGGGIALVKDGDLIAIDAVKNTIDLKISDEEFAARKAAWVQPPLKVTKGVLLKYARSVSSASTGCVTDN; encoded by the coding sequence ATGGAATTAAATAAGTACAGCAAGACCATCACTCAAGATCAAACACAGCCTGCGGCGCAAGCAATGTTGTACGGAATTGGTTTAACTGAAGAAGATTTAAAAAAAGCACAAGTTGGAATTGTGAGCATGGGTTACGATGGTAACACTTGTAATATGCACTTGAACGATTTAGCAAAAGATGTTAAAAAAGGTGTTTGGGATGCAGATCTTGTCGGACTTATTTTTAATACCATTGGTGTCAGTGACGGAATTTCAAACGGAACTGAAGGAATGCGTTATTCATTGGTTTCTCGTGATGTAATTGCAGATTCTATAGAAACAGTAGTTGGAGCGCAATGGTACGATGGTGTAATTGCAATTCCAGGCTGTGATAAAAATATGCCGGGAGCTTTAATCGCAATGGGACGATTAAACCGTCCAGCAATGATGGTTTACGGAGGATCTATTCACTCTGGAAAGTGGAAAGGTGAATCTTTAAATATTGTGTCAGCATTTGAAGCTTTAGGAAAAAAGGTTAAAAACGAAATTACTCCAGAAGATTTTAAAGGAGTTATCCAAAATGCTTGCCCTGGTGCTGGTGCGTGTGGAGGTATGTATACTGCAAACACAATGTCTTCTGCAATTGAAGCATTAGGAATGAGCTTACCATACAGTTCATCAAACCCTGCTTTAAGCCAGGAAAAAAGAGACGAATGTCTTGCCGCCGGAGCTGCAATTAAAGTTTTATTAGAAAAAGATATTAAGCCAAGAGATATTATGACTCGCAAGGCTTTCGAAAATGCTATTACAATTGTAGCAGTTTTAGGAGGTTCTACAAATGCAGTTATGCACTTAATCGCAATGGCTCACTCTGTTGATATCAAAATTACTTTGGATGATTTCCAAGCAATTAATGACAGAACACCAGTTTTGGCTGACATGAAACCAAGTGGTAAATACATGATGGAAGATATTCATGAAGTGGGAGGAATTCCAGCAGTAATGAAATATTTATTGAAAGCAGGACTTATTCACGGAGATTGTTTAACAGTAACAGGAAAAACAGTTGCTGAAAATTTAGCTTCAACTCCAGATTTACAAGACGGACAAGAAGTAATTCATGAAATTCAAAAAGCGTTAAAACCAACTGGAAATATTCAAGTTTTATACGGAAACCTTGCTTCTGAAGGAGCTGTAGCAAAAATCAGCGGAAAAGAAGGGGAGTATTTCGAAGGTCCAGCTGTAGTATTTGAAGGTGAATTTGAAGTAATTCCAGGTCTTCAAGCCGGAAAAATTAAACCAGGTAATGTAGTCGTCATCAGGTATTGCGGGCCAAAAGGTGGTCCAGGGATGCCTGAAATGCTGAAACCTACATCTGCTATTATTGGTGCTGGATTAGGAAGCAGCTGTGCTCTTATTACAGACGGTAGATTCTCTGGAGGTTCGCATGGATTCGTGGTAGGACACGTTACACCAGAAGCTTATGATGGTGGTGGTATTGCTCTAGTAAAAGATGGCGATTTAATTGCGATCGATGCCGTGAAAAATACTATTGACCTGAAAATTTCCGACGAAGAATTTGCAGCTAGAAAAGCGGCTTGGGTACAACCGCCGTTAAAAGTTACAAAAGGAGTTTTACTTAAATACGCAAGATCGGTTTCTAGTGCGTCAACAGGCTGTGTTACCGATAATTAA
- the ilvB gene encoding biosynthetic-type acetolactate synthase large subunit, translating to MKISGAEAVIRCLLAEGVDLVYGYPGGAIMPVYDELYKFQDQLHHVLVRHEQGATHAAQGYARATGKVGVAIATSGPGATNLVTGIADAQIDSTPLVCITGQVGRHLLGSDAFQETDIIGISTPVTKWNFQVTEASQIPEIIAKAFYIARSGRPGPVLIDITKNAQFDEFDFSYEKCTGIRSYVPVPKLKLDKVAEAAALINSAQKPLIVFGQGIILGQAEAEFKAFVEKSGIPAAWTILGLSALPTDHPLNVGMLGMHGNYAPNLLTNECDVLIAFGMRFDDRVTGNLKTYAKQAKVIHFEIDPAEIDKNVKTEVAVLGDVKESLAALLPLVDAKSHELWFNQFRELRNIEFESVIKEELNPTNGKGISMGETIEMINKHSNGDAIIVSDVGQHQMFACRYAKFNSTKSNITSGGLGTMGFALPAAIGAKMGKPEREVVAIIGDGGFQMTIQELGTIFQTKVPVKIVILNNEFLGMVRQWQELFFDNRYASTKMINPNFIAIAEGYYIKSKKVTQREDLDAAVAEMLASKDSYFLEVMVEKENNVFPMIPTGACVSEIRLS from the coding sequence ATGAAAATATCAGGGGCAGAAGCCGTTATAAGATGTTTATTAGCAGAAGGTGTAGACTTGGTTTATGGTTATCCGGGAGGAGCAATCATGCCGGTTTATGACGAATTATATAAATTTCAAGATCAGTTACACCATGTATTAGTACGCCACGAACAAGGCGCAACACATGCAGCTCAAGGGTATGCAAGAGCTACAGGAAAAGTAGGTGTGGCAATTGCAACTTCAGGACCAGGTGCAACTAATTTAGTTACAGGAATTGCAGATGCTCAAATCGATTCAACTCCGTTAGTTTGTATTACAGGACAAGTTGGAAGACATTTATTAGGATCTGATGCTTTTCAGGAAACAGATATTATCGGAATTTCAACTCCGGTTACAAAATGGAATTTTCAGGTAACTGAAGCTTCTCAAATTCCAGAAATTATTGCAAAAGCATTTTATATTGCTCGTTCTGGACGTCCAGGGCCTGTATTAATTGATATTACTAAAAACGCACAGTTTGATGAGTTTGATTTTAGTTATGAAAAATGTACCGGAATTAGAAGTTATGTTCCAGTTCCAAAATTAAAATTAGATAAAGTTGCCGAAGCTGCAGCTTTAATTAATAGTGCGCAAAAACCACTTATCGTTTTTGGTCAGGGAATTATTTTAGGTCAAGCCGAAGCTGAATTTAAAGCTTTTGTAGAAAAATCTGGAATTCCTGCAGCTTGGACAATTTTAGGACTATCAGCATTACCAACAGATCATCCGTTGAATGTGGGAATGTTGGGAATGCACGGAAATTACGCTCCAAATTTATTGACAAACGAATGCGATGTTTTAATTGCTTTCGGAATGCGTTTTGACGACCGTGTGACTGGTAATTTAAAGACATATGCAAAACAAGCAAAAGTAATTCACTTTGAAATTGATCCAGCAGAGATTGATAAAAACGTGAAAACAGAAGTTGCAGTTTTAGGAGACGTAAAAGAATCTTTAGCAGCTTTACTTCCTTTAGTTGATGCAAAATCTCATGAGTTGTGGTTCAACCAATTTAGAGAATTAAGAAATATTGAATTTGAATCTGTAATAAAAGAAGAATTAAATCCAACGAATGGCAAAGGAATTTCAATGGGAGAAACTATTGAAATGATCAATAAACATTCAAATGGAGATGCAATTATCGTTTCAGATGTTGGGCAGCACCAGATGTTTGCTTGCCGTTATGCCAAATTTAATTCGACTAAAAGTAATATTACTTCAGGAGGTTTAGGAACTATGGGATTTGCTCTGCCTGCTGCGATTGGGGCAAAAATGGGAAAACCAGAACGTGAAGTAGTTGCGATTATTGGTGATGGAGGTTTCCAGATGACAATTCAAGAGCTTGGAACAATTTTTCAAACCAAAGTTCCTGTGAAAATTGTGATTTTAAACAATGAATTCTTAGGAATGGTACGTCAATGGCAGGAATTGTTCTTTGATAACAGATATGCTTCAACAAAAATGATTAATCCAAATTTCATTGCAATTGCCGAAGGATATTATATCAAATCTAAAAAAGTTACACAAAGAGAAGATTTAGATGCAGCGGTCGCTGAGATGCTGGCTTCAAAAGATTCTTACTTCTTAGAAGTTATGGTGGAAAAAGAAAATAACGTTTTTCCAATGATTCCAACAGGAGCTTGTGTTTCAGAAATTAGATTAAGTTAA
- the ilvN gene encoding acetolactate synthase small subunit: MEDKTFTISVYSENNVGLLNRISGIFLKRHINILSLNVSESEIENVSRFIIVVNTTEKWVQNIVGQIEKQIEVIKAFYHTDEETIYLENALFKIASNLLFDEKQIQNIIKDSQSTIVTVSRDFFVISKSGRRSEIEELYEKFKPYGIMQFVRSGRISVSKEKMEISSLLESYK; the protein is encoded by the coding sequence ATGGAAGATAAAACATTTACCATATCGGTATACTCAGAAAATAACGTGGGTTTATTAAATAGAATATCTGGAATATTCTTAAAGCGTCACATTAATATATTAAGTCTAAATGTTTCTGAATCAGAAATAGAGAATGTTTCTAGATTTATCATTGTAGTAAACACTACAGAAAAATGGGTTCAGAATATTGTTGGACAAATTGAAAAACAAATTGAAGTTATAAAAGCATTTTATCACACAGATGAAGAAACTATTTATCTAGAAAATGCATTATTTAAAATCGCTTCTAATTTGTTGTTCGATGAAAAACAAATTCAAAATATAATCAAAGACAGCCAGTCTACGATTGTAACAGTTTCAAGAGATTTCTTTGTGATTTCAAAATCTGGAAGACGTTCAGAAATTGAAGAATTGTACGAAAAATTCAAACCGTACGGAATTATGCAGTTTGTACGTTCAGGAAGAATTTCGGTTTCTAAAGAAAAAATGGAAATCTCTTCATTATTAGAATCTTATAAATAA
- the ilvC gene encoding ketol-acid reductoisomerase, producing MANYFNTLPLRLQLEQLGVCEFMEQSEFADGIAALAGKKVVIVGCGAQGLNQGLNMRDSGLDISYALRADAIAEKRASYKNATENGFTVGTYEELIPTADLVCNLTPDKQHTAVVNAIMPLMKKDSTLAYSHGFNIVEEGMQIRKDITVIMCAPKCPGSEVREEYKRGFGVPTLIAVHPENDPNGFGLDQAKAYAVATGGHRAGVLRSSFVAEVKSDLMGEQTILCGLLQTGSILCFDKMVEKGIDAAYASKLIQYGWETITEALKHGGITNMMDRLNNPSKIEAYELAEELKDIMRPLFQKHQDDIISGEFSRTMMIDWANDDVNLLKWRAATGETNFEKTAPQEAPISEQEYFDNGVLMIAMVKAGVELAFETMTEAGIIEESAYYESLHELPLIANTIARKKLFEMNRVISDTAEYGCYLFDHACKPLLTEFMKKVDTNIIGKPFSTSNGVDNAVLIAVNKEIRQHPIEEVGAWLRESMTAMKKIG from the coding sequence ATGGCAAATTATTTCAATACATTACCACTTAGATTACAGTTAGAACAATTAGGAGTTTGCGAATTTATGGAGCAGTCTGAGTTTGCAGACGGTATTGCAGCATTAGCAGGAAAAAAAGTTGTAATTGTAGGCTGTGGAGCACAAGGTTTGAATCAAGGATTAAATATGAGAGATTCTGGTTTAGATATTTCTTATGCATTACGTGCAGATGCAATAGCTGAAAAAAGAGCTTCTTATAAAAATGCAACTGAAAATGGTTTCACTGTAGGAACTTATGAAGAGTTGATTCCAACTGCAGATTTAGTTTGTAACCTTACACCAGACAAACAACATACAGCTGTGGTAAATGCTATTATGCCATTAATGAAAAAAGATTCTACGCTAGCTTATTCTCACGGATTCAACATTGTAGAAGAAGGAATGCAGATTCGTAAAGATATCACTGTTATTATGTGTGCTCCTAAATGTCCTGGTTCTGAGGTTCGTGAAGAGTACAAAAGAGGTTTTGGTGTGCCAACACTTATTGCAGTTCACCCAGAAAACGATCCAAACGGATTTGGTTTAGATCAGGCAAAAGCTTACGCAGTTGCAACTGGAGGACACAGAGCTGGAGTTTTAAGATCATCTTTCGTAGCTGAAGTAAAATCAGATTTAATGGGTGAGCAGACAATTCTTTGTGGTTTATTGCAGACAGGATCTATTTTATGTTTTGATAAAATGGTTGAAAAAGGAATCGATGCAGCATACGCTTCTAAATTAATTCAATACGGATGGGAAACTATCACTGAGGCTTTAAAACACGGCGGTATCACAAATATGATGGATCGTTTAAATAATCCTTCTAAAATTGAAGCTTATGAATTAGCTGAAGAATTAAAAGACATTATGCGTCCATTATTCCAAAAACACCAAGACGATATTATTTCTGGAGAATTCTCAAGAACTATGATGATTGACTGGGCTAATGACGATGTGAATTTATTAAAATGGAGAGCTGCAACAGGAGAAACTAACTTCGAAAAAACAGCTCCGCAAGAAGCTCCAATTTCTGAGCAAGAATATTTTGATAATGGAGTATTGATGATTGCAATGGTAAAAGCTGGTGTTGAGTTAGCTTTTGAAACAATGACTGAAGCAGGTATCATCGAAGAATCTGCTTACTATGAGTCATTACACGAATTACCATTAATTGCAAATACAATTGCAAGAAAGAAATTATTCGAAATGAACCGTGTAATTTCTGATACTGCAGAATACGGTTGTTACTTATTTGATCATGCATGTAAGCCTTTATTGACTGAATTCATGAAAAAAGTGGATACTAATATTATTGGTAAACCATTTTCAACTTCAAATGGAGTAGACAATGCAGTATTAATCGCTGTAAACAAAGAAATCCGCCAGCATCCTATCGAAGAAGTTGGAGCATGGTTGAGAGAGTCTATGACAGCTATGAAAAAAATTGGATAA